DNA from Streptomyces sp. NBC_01476:
GATCCGCAGGCTCGCGTCGAAGCTGCGGCGCTGCGGGAGATAGCCGACGCGGTGCCCGGTGGCGCCGCGGCCGGGCCGTTCGCCCAGCACGCGCACCTCGCCTGCGGCCGGCGGCAGCAGCCCGAGGGCGACCTTCAGCAGGGTGGACTTGCCGACGCCGTTCGGGCCCAGCACGGCGACGAACTCACCTTTTTCGACGCGGGCGTTGACGCCCGACCACAGGGTGCGGCCGCCCATCCGCACGGCCGCGTCCCGCAGTTCGAGTACGGCGGTCGCGTCCGTGCTCACTTGCCGGTCGCCTTGGCCAGCGCCGCCGCGATGCCCTGCAGTTGGCGGACCTGCCACTGCTGGAAGGAGGCGCCCGCCGGGGTCAGGGTCTCGGTGACGGTCGCCACCGGGATGCCCTCGGCCTTGGCCTCCTTGACCTGCTGCTGTACGTCGGGCGTGGAGTTCTGGCTGTTGTAGACGTAGACCTTGATCTGCTTGCTCTTGATCTGCTGGTCGATCTCCGCCTTGTCGTGGGCGGTCGGGTCGGAGCCCTCGCTGATCGCGGTGAGGAAGGAGGCGGGGGTGAGCATCTTCAGGTCGAGGCCGTCGGCGAGCGGGCTGACGATGGACTCCGAGGCGCCGATCGGGGTGCCCGCGTACTTCGCCTTGATGTCGGCGATGGCCTGGTTGTACGGCGCGAGGGTGGTGTTCTCGAAGGTCGCCTTCTGGCTGTCGAAGTAGGCGGCGTCGGCCGGGTCGAGCTTCTTGAAGTCGGTGGTGATCTGTTCGATGACGTGGTGGACGTCGGTGGGCGAGTACCAGCGGTGCGGGTTGCCGCCGGGCTGTACACCGACCAGGTCGCCGATCTTCAGCTCGGTACGGCCGGAACTGGGGCTGGCGGCGAGGAGCTTGTCGGCCCAGGCGTCGTAGCCGATGCCGTTGACGATGGCGTACTGGGCGCCGGAGACGGTACGGGCGTCGGCGGCGGTCGGTTCGTAGTCGTGCGGGTCGGTGGCGGGGTTGGTGATGATGCTGGTCACCTTGACGTGGCTGCCGCCGACCTGCGCGGCGATGCTGCCCCAGAAGTTCTCGGCGGCGACGACCTGGATGGTCTTGGACGCGGCGCCCTGGCTCGCCACTGGGGCGGCGGTCTTGCTGTCGCCGTTGGAGCCGTCGTCACCGCCGGAAGTGGAGCAGGCGGTGGTGGTCGCGGCGAGCGCGGCGGCGAGCAGCACGCCGCCGGCGGCGAGCCGGGTGCGGTTGCCTGCGGCGGCGGTGGGGGCGTTTCGGCTGCGGTTGCCTGCGGCGGCGGTGGACGGGGCGGTACGGAGCCGGCCGTCGGGCGCCGGCGCGTCGGCACGGGTCGGGCCGGTGCGGGCGGGGCGGCGGGATATCGGGCTCTTCACGGCGTGCGCTCCTTGGTGGGCAGCGGGCGGCGCCGGTCCCCGGGGAGGCGGGGCCCGGCGGGCGGGACACCCAGCACGCTATGTGGAAATGGTTTTCACCACCAGATCGATTGCCCATGGTTATGAAAACCGTTGCCACTTCTTGACCCGACCGCGCCCGCGCGGTGCCGCATGGCGTCGCATAAACGGACGAAGGGGGCACCGGAAGCGGGTCGCCGCGGTGCCTGAGGCCGGAAGCGTGGCGGAACGGAGGCGGCCCGCCGGGGCCCGGCGCGGTGCTCAGCGGCCCCCGCACCCCAGAGCCCCGCCCGCCCTCCAGGGCACCCTGCGGTGGGCCTGAGGCCGGAAGCGTGCCGGAACGGCGGTGGCCCGCCCGGGGCCCGGCGAGGTGCTCAGCGGCCCCCGCACCCCAGAGCCCCGCGCGTGGGTCGGCCCGCTCCCGACGACCGCGGCGGCGGAGTTGCGTCCGGACGGAGCGGGGGGCAGGCCCGGAGTCCTTGCCTCGGCCAGGCGCCAACGGGCGGTCCGGAAGCCGAGCGTGAAACGGTCCCGCCGCCGGCCGGCGCGGTAACGCATCGGATCGGGCGAAAGCCTCGACACGGCGCCCACGAAGGGGCGCTCAGCACGCAGAACCTGGCCTCCGACTCCCGCGGCGAAGGGCACCCCAGGGCCGAGCCTGGGGCCCTTGCCGCCGCCGACGCGGAAGCGGATCGGGCCGCGGGGACGGCCGGCCCCTGCCGTGACCAGCGCGGCGATAGGGCTGCGTCCAGATGGCGCGGGGACAGGCCCGGAGGTCGCGGCCGGGTTGGCGGCGGCGAGCCGTGGCGCTCAGCGTCCGCCCCCGGCGGGGTGCGTGCTCCGGGCATGGGGGCCGTTATGGATCGGCGTGCGGCAAGGTCCCGCCCGGATGGCGCGGGGACAGGCCCGGGGCGGAGGGTCGCCCCGGGGGCGGCGGGCGGCGGGCGTGGCGCTCGGCGCCCCGCCGACCCCGACCCCCGCCGGTCGTGCGGCGTGGCCGCGGCGGTCAGGTCGTGGGGGTGGTGGAGGGGCGTTGGGGGAGGAGGGGCTTGCAGGTGTCGTAGGCCTTCGCCGTTTTGGGGTCGGAGGTGCTGAGGCCGCGGAAGGCGCCGGAGCCACCGCCGGTGCCGGGGGAGGCCGTCGGCAGCGTCACGCCGTGGTCCTTGAGGCAACTGGTGAACGCCTGGAACGCGCTGCTGTCACCGCTCCCGCCCGCCCCGCCGCGACCGCTGAACTGCGGGCGCAGCGACGCGCACGCGGTGAGCGCCTTCTGGGTGGCCGCGTCCGGCGACGCACCGCCGAAGCCGGGGAAGCCGCCCCCGCCGGCCCCGCCACGGAAGCCGCCGCCCGCGCCACCCGACGGCCGCCCGGAGGGACGTCCCGAGGGCCGGCCCGAAGGCCGTTGGAAGGTCGGCAGGTCGACCCCGTGCTGCGACAGGCACGTGCGGTACTTGTCCATCGCCGCCGCGTCATTGGCCCCGCCGGACGCCCCGCCGGACGCCGAACCCGACGCCGCGGCGGCAGCCGACGTGGCCCCCGCCGCCTTCGCGTCCGTGCCGGACGACCCCGACGACCCCGACGACCCCGACGAGCACGCCGTGAGGAGCAGTGCCCCCGACGCCGCGAGCACCGTCACGGACACGCCGGCCTTCAGCGCGGTACGGGCCGCGACGGCCTTGCTGGTGGTGGTCCAGTTCATGTCCGCAGGTCCCCTCGGAAAACTTCGGCAGGCCCC
Protein-coding regions in this window:
- a CDS encoding metal ABC transporter solute-binding protein, Zn/Mn family is translated as MKSPISRRPARTGPTRADAPAPDGRLRTAPSTAAAGNRSRNAPTAAAGNRTRLAAGGVLLAAALAATTTACSTSGGDDGSNGDSKTAAPVASQGAASKTIQVVAAENFWGSIAAQVGGSHVKVTSIITNPATDPHDYEPTAADARTVSGAQYAIVNGIGYDAWADKLLAASPSSGRTELKIGDLVGVQPGGNPHRWYSPTDVHHVIEQITTDFKKLDPADAAYFDSQKATFENTTLAPYNQAIADIKAKYAGTPIGASESIVSPLADGLDLKMLTPASFLTAISEGSDPTAHDKAEIDQQIKSKQIKVYVYNSQNSTPDVQQQVKEAKAEGIPVATVTETLTPAGASFQQWQVRQLQGIAAALAKATGK